The following are from one region of the Streptomyces decoyicus genome:
- a CDS encoding alpha/beta fold hydrolase, translated as MQLHTHEWGTGERTAVLVHGLMSDHRTWHRVGPALAGRGYRVIAVDLRGHGRSPRGVYGTELYAEDLVETLPAAPEVVIGHSLGGLALSLAVERLQPRRAVYSDPAWAFPQFQEPVDPALFVAFKRADRAMLQTFNQRWSDVDLDIELATIADWDTATALALSAVHRQDHVPEKPVVPSLVQFAGEGFLFSEQAAAELTGRGFEVRTVHGVGHTIHRDDFDGFMASLEGWV; from the coding sequence ATGCAGCTGCACACCCATGAATGGGGCACCGGCGAACGGACCGCGGTGCTGGTCCACGGGCTGATGTCCGATCACCGCACCTGGCACCGCGTGGGTCCGGCGCTCGCCGGCCGGGGTTACCGGGTCATCGCCGTCGACCTGCGCGGCCACGGCCGCAGCCCGCGCGGCGTCTACGGCACCGAGCTGTACGCCGAGGACCTCGTGGAGACCCTGCCCGCCGCCCCCGAGGTCGTCATCGGGCATTCCCTGGGCGGCCTGGCGCTGTCCCTGGCGGTGGAGCGGCTCCAGCCGCGGCGGGCGGTCTACAGCGATCCGGCGTGGGCGTTCCCGCAGTTCCAGGAGCCCGTCGACCCGGCCCTGTTCGTCGCGTTCAAGCGGGCCGACCGGGCGATGCTCCAGACCTTCAATCAACGCTGGAGCGACGTCGATCTCGATATCGAGCTGGCCACGATCGCGGACTGGGACACCGCCACCGCCCTCGCGCTGTCCGCCGTGCACCGCCAGGACCATGTGCCCGAGAAGCCGGTCGTCCCGTCGCTGGTGCAGTTCGCGGGGGAGGGGTTCCTCTTCTCCGAGCAGGCCGCGGCCGAGCTGACCGGCCGCGGCTTCGAGGTCCGTACGGTGCACGGCGTCGGACACACCATCCACCGCGACGACTTCGACGGCTTCATGGCGAGCCTGGAGGGCTGGGTCTAG
- a CDS encoding MBL fold metallo-hydrolase has protein sequence MDALTEVTPTVWQLPFTVGHVYLVALPDDGYAAVDTGIPGSAPAILDALARLGARPGQLRQIVLTHYHLDHMGSAADLAAATGARVLAGALDVPYIRGTAPEPTPAFTPMERSLHEGVMADLAAAEVPPLRHTEVDVALHDGDTLDGWGEPVRVLHVPGHTPGGIALHLPASRLLFPGDIIGTDPDGRRAVLGPGNVAREEAVASFRRLAALDDVDTVCVPHGVPLRTGARAVLAAATPEKDWL, from the coding sequence ATGGACGCACTCACCGAAGTCACCCCCACCGTCTGGCAACTCCCCTTCACCGTCGGGCATGTGTATCTCGTCGCCCTGCCCGACGACGGTTACGCGGCGGTCGACACCGGCATCCCCGGCTCGGCCCCCGCCATCCTCGACGCGCTCGCCCGGCTCGGCGCCCGTCCCGGGCAGCTGCGGCAGATCGTGCTCACCCACTACCACCTGGACCACATGGGCTCCGCCGCCGACCTGGCCGCCGCCACCGGGGCCCGGGTCCTGGCCGGCGCCCTGGACGTCCCGTACATCCGCGGCACCGCCCCCGAACCCACGCCGGCGTTCACCCCCATGGAACGGTCGCTGCACGAAGGGGTCATGGCGGACCTGGCGGCCGCCGAAGTCCCGCCGCTGCGCCACACCGAGGTCGATGTCGCCCTGCACGACGGGGACACCCTCGACGGCTGGGGGGAACCGGTACGGGTGCTGCACGTCCCGGGCCACACACCGGGCGGGATCGCCCTGCACCTGCCCGCGAGCCGGCTGCTCTTCCCCGGCGACATCATCGGCACCGACCCCGACGGCCGCCGCGCCGTCCTCGGCCCGGGCAACGTCGCACGTGAGGAGGCCGTCGCGTCCTTCCGCCGGCTCGCCGCCCTCGATGACGTCGACACGGTGTGCGTCCCGCACGGCGTACCCCTGCGCACCGGCGCACGGGCCGTACTGGCCGCGGCCACGCCGGAGAAGGACTGGCTCTGA
- a CDS encoding sensor histidine kinase → MLLLLVGFETMELAGRPTLPQAVVVAAGVVVCLCAVPSVRIPLTVRAKTAAAVSLTGSAVLVAGQHAPQVWGLGEGIALLVLLTAVIRRAPGRTAAVLGPALGLACALAPMRDVRPGLFTVVSAVLTVVVAAYSTILRRQDARRLRDLAAVRAAERLELARELHDLVAHHVTGIVVQARAARFTALEGRQAGATLERIEVSGSEALGAMRRLVRVLREDGAPPHPVAGLADVRALTEAFARTGPPVVLSLDRDLAQALPAEVAAAVYRIVREALTNVRKHAADATAIRIGLRPVPCGAELRIANDGGSPARLCEQARGGGFGLAGLTERAEAMGGRLAAGPAAEGGWELTAVLPLDGRATA, encoded by the coding sequence GTGCTGCTGCTCCTCGTCGGATTCGAAACCATGGAACTGGCCGGCCGGCCCACCCTCCCGCAGGCGGTCGTGGTGGCCGCCGGCGTCGTGGTCTGTCTGTGCGCGGTGCCCTCCGTCCGGATCCCGCTGACCGTACGGGCCAAGACCGCGGCCGCGGTCTCCCTCACCGGGTCGGCGGTGCTGGTCGCCGGGCAGCACGCGCCGCAGGTGTGGGGCCTGGGCGAGGGCATCGCCCTGCTCGTGCTGCTCACCGCCGTGATCCGCCGCGCGCCCGGCCGCACCGCCGCCGTCCTCGGCCCGGCGCTGGGACTGGCCTGCGCTCTCGCCCCGATGCGGGACGTCCGGCCGGGCCTGTTCACGGTCGTCTCCGCCGTGCTCACCGTGGTCGTCGCCGCGTACTCGACGATCCTGCGCCGGCAGGACGCCCGGCGACTGCGCGATCTCGCGGCGGTACGGGCCGCCGAGCGCCTGGAGCTGGCGCGGGAGCTGCACGACCTGGTCGCCCACCATGTCACCGGGATCGTCGTCCAGGCCCGCGCCGCCCGTTTCACCGCCCTCGAAGGCCGGCAGGCCGGCGCCACCCTCGAACGGATCGAGGTCTCCGGCAGCGAGGCGCTGGGCGCGATGCGGCGGCTGGTGCGGGTGCTGCGCGAGGACGGGGCGCCGCCCCACCCGGTCGCCGGGCTCGCCGACGTCCGCGCCCTGACCGAGGCGTTCGCCCGCACCGGCCCGCCGGTCGTCCTCTCCCTCGACAGGGACCTGGCGCAGGCGCTGCCCGCCGAGGTGGCCGCGGCCGTCTACCGCATCGTGCGCGAGGCGCTGACCAACGTCCGCAAGCACGCCGCGGACGCCACGGCGATACGGATCGGACTGCGGCCCGTGCCCTGCGGGGCGGAGCTGCGTATCGCCAACGACGGCGGCAGCCCGGCCCGCCTGTGCGAACAGGCCCGCGGCGGCGGCTTCGGCCTGGCCGGGCTCACCGAACGGGCCGAGGCGATGGGCGGACGGCTCGCCGCGGGCCCCGCGGCGGAGGGCGGCTGGGAGCTCACCGCCGTACTGCCCCTCGACGGCAGGGCGACGGCCTGA
- a CDS encoding endo-alpha-N-acetylgalactosaminidase family protein yields the protein MNEQTGAPRGPSRRTVVAATALAGAACALPLGAHPATAAPRAGEAVLRSGALEVRVDTAFPRIVSYTDRCTGAVLYGQDTPVTQVLIDGTARTPHVTHRARADRATYTLGFDGGTRITVEIAVHGRQTTWRVTALTDTPALRVGTLEIPGLALLSVRSDQPGAALLAARIELDKDKSGDTLVQVTDDTPVEASPTGCAYAVVATDELAGAVETNTCYDKPAGATTWENGRLWRQTARGDGFVTARLSCGQWTHRAAGAPVDATDPLPYATVLVTGDRNGDGKTDWQDAAIALRDIMVMPLGADEQHLRVVPHIPFNFASQATNPFLATLDHIKRIALATDGLRQFTLLKGYQSEGHDSAHPDYGGNYNTRAGGLTGLNALLRAGRKWHSDFAVHVNATESYPVAHAFSEKLVDKDDKQWDWLDQSYRIDARRDLLSGDIARRFAQLRKETDPALNTLYLDVFRESGWNSDRLQRHLRDQGWQITTEWGHGLERSALWSHWANETDYGPDTSRGINSRLIRFLRNHHKDVFADKWPTLLGNARMGNFEGWVGKTDWNAFHTIIWTDALPAKYLQAYPIRTWGAHEITFEGPTRTVVSDAGSASGDPSRSGGGTRPSGTRRITTDGRLVYDGGTYLLPWEPRRATDPDKLYHYNPRGGTTGWALPRGWSGSRSVYAYRLTDQGRTQETRVPVSGGSITLSAEPGVAYVLYRTKAPAQGDPDWGEGTPLTDPGFHSGNLAGRQVTGPASVRLSKRGDYELVIGAGGAATVAQKLARLAPGHYAASVQVEVGATAGERRRAALEIRTADGVTAANWTDTSTAVNYVAADRKSGTRFQRLFTHFTVPEGGGPVTLALTAAAGRARIGFDNLRVVPAEPITKKGTLAYEDFEHVPQGWGVFVKGDAGGSTDPRTHIAQRHAPFTQRGWNGKAVDDVLDGGQSLKSRGENSGLVYRTVPHTVRFTAGRRYRVTFRYANEKAGQYAWVTAVDAPAPRELTRTPLPVAGRPATHTYEFTAPAAGEAWVGLRKVGDDGTAEFVLDTFEVREV from the coding sequence GTGAACGAACAGACAGGCGCCCCGCGCGGGCCCAGCCGCAGAACGGTCGTCGCCGCCACCGCGCTCGCCGGGGCCGCCTGTGCCCTCCCGCTCGGCGCGCACCCCGCCACGGCCGCACCGCGCGCCGGCGAGGCGGTGCTCCGGTCCGGCGCGCTGGAGGTCCGCGTCGACACCGCCTTCCCGCGCATCGTCTCCTACACCGACCGCTGCACCGGCGCCGTCCTGTACGGCCAGGACACCCCGGTCACCCAGGTCCTCATCGACGGCACCGCCCGCACCCCCCACGTCACCCACCGGGCCCGCGCCGACCGTGCCACCTACACCCTCGGCTTCGACGGCGGCACCAGGATCACCGTCGAGATCGCCGTCCACGGCCGGCAGACCACCTGGCGGGTCACCGCCCTCACCGACACCCCGGCACTGCGCGTCGGCACCCTGGAGATCCCCGGCCTCGCCCTGCTGAGCGTCCGCAGCGACCAGCCCGGCGCCGCCCTGCTGGCCGCCCGGATCGAACTGGACAAGGACAAGAGCGGCGACACCCTGGTGCAGGTCACCGACGACACCCCCGTCGAGGCCTCGCCCACCGGCTGCGCCTACGCCGTCGTCGCCACCGACGAGCTGGCCGGCGCCGTCGAGACCAACACCTGCTACGACAAGCCCGCCGGAGCCACCACCTGGGAGAACGGCCGGCTCTGGCGGCAGACCGCCCGGGGCGACGGCTTCGTCACGGCGCGGCTGTCCTGCGGCCAGTGGACCCACCGGGCCGCCGGAGCGCCAGTGGACGCCACCGACCCGCTGCCGTACGCGACCGTCCTCGTCACCGGCGACCGCAACGGCGACGGGAAGACCGACTGGCAGGACGCCGCCATCGCGCTGCGCGACATCATGGTCATGCCGCTGGGCGCCGACGAACAGCATCTGCGGGTCGTCCCGCACATCCCGTTCAACTTCGCCAGCCAGGCCACCAACCCGTTCCTCGCCACCCTCGACCACATCAAGCGGATCGCCCTGGCCACCGACGGGCTGCGGCAGTTCACCCTCCTCAAGGGCTACCAGTCCGAAGGCCACGACTCCGCACACCCCGACTACGGCGGCAACTACAACACCCGGGCCGGCGGCCTGACCGGCCTCAACGCCCTGCTCCGCGCCGGCAGGAAGTGGCACAGCGACTTCGCGGTGCACGTCAACGCCACCGAGTCCTACCCCGTCGCCCACGCCTTCTCCGAAAAGCTCGTCGACAAGGACGACAAGCAGTGGGACTGGCTCGACCAGTCCTACCGCATCGACGCCCGCCGCGATCTGCTCTCCGGCGACATCGCCCGGCGCTTCGCGCAGCTGCGCAAGGAGACCGACCCCGCGCTGAACACCCTCTACCTCGACGTCTTCCGCGAGTCCGGCTGGAACTCCGACCGCCTCCAGCGCCACCTGCGCGACCAGGGCTGGCAGATCACCACCGAATGGGGCCACGGCCTGGAGCGCTCCGCCCTGTGGTCGCACTGGGCGAACGAGACCGACTACGGCCCCGACACCTCCCGCGGCATCAACTCCCGGCTCATCCGCTTCCTGCGCAACCACCACAAGGACGTCTTCGCCGACAAATGGCCCACTCTGCTCGGCAACGCCCGGATGGGCAACTTCGAGGGCTGGGTCGGCAAGACCGACTGGAACGCGTTCCACACGATCATCTGGACCGACGCCCTGCCCGCCAAATACCTCCAGGCGTACCCGATCAGGACCTGGGGCGCGCACGAGATCACCTTCGAGGGGCCCACCAGGACGGTCGTCAGCGACGCAGGCTCCGCTTCCGGCGACCCGTCCCGGAGCGGCGGTGGAACGCGGCCGAGCGGCACCCGCAGGATCACCACCGACGGCCGGCTGGTCTACGACGGCGGTACCTACCTGCTCCCCTGGGAGCCCCGCCGGGCCACCGACCCCGACAAGCTCTACCACTACAACCCCCGTGGCGGTACCACCGGTTGGGCCCTGCCCCGCGGCTGGTCGGGCAGTCGATCCGTCTACGCCTACCGGCTCACCGACCAGGGCCGCACCCAGGAGACCCGCGTCCCCGTCAGCGGCGGCAGCATCACCCTCAGCGCCGAGCCCGGCGTGGCCTACGTCCTCTACCGCACCAAGGCCCCGGCCCAGGGCGACCCCGACTGGGGCGAGGGCACCCCGCTGACCGACCCCGGCTTCCACTCCGGGAACCTGGCCGGCCGGCAGGTCACCGGCCCGGCCTCCGTCCGGCTCAGCAAGCGGGGCGACTACGAACTGGTCATCGGCGCGGGCGGCGCCGCCACCGTCGCCCAGAAACTCGCCCGCCTCGCCCCCGGCCACTACGCCGCCTCGGTACAGGTCGAGGTCGGCGCCACGGCGGGCGAACGGCGCCGGGCCGCCCTGGAGATCCGTACCGCCGACGGCGTCACCGCCGCCAACTGGACCGACACCTCCACCGCCGTCAACTACGTCGCCGCCGACCGGAAGTCCGGCACCCGCTTCCAGCGCCTCTTCACCCACTTCACCGTCCCGGAAGGCGGCGGCCCGGTCACCCTCGCCCTCACCGCGGCGGCCGGCCGGGCCCGGATCGGCTTCGACAACCTCCGCGTCGTACCCGCCGAGCCCATCACCAAGAAGGGCACCCTGGCCTACGAGGACTTCGAGCACGTGCCGCAGGGCTGGGGCGTCTTCGTCAAGGGCGACGCGGGCGGCAGCACGGACCCCCGCACCCATATCGCCCAGCGGCACGCCCCCTTCACCCAGCGCGGCTGGAACGGCAAGGCGGTCGACGACGTCCTCGACGGCGGCCAGTCGCTCAAATCACGCGGCGAGAACAGCGGTCTGGTCTACCGCACGGTCCCGCACACCGTCCGCTTCACCGCGGGCCGCCGCTACCGGGTCACCTTCCGCTACGCCAACGAGAAGGCCGGCCAGTACGCCTGGGTCACCGCCGTCGACGCACCCGCGCCCCGCGAACTGACCCGCACCCCGCTGCCCGTCGCCGGCCGGCCCGCCACCCACACCTACGAGTTCACCGCCCCCGCCGCCGGCGAGGCCTGGGTGGGACTGCGCAAGGTGGGCGACGACGGCACGGCGGAGTTCGTCCTGGACACCTTCGAGGTCCGCGAGGTGTGA
- a CDS encoding LacI family DNA-binding transcriptional regulator, producing the protein MTDRTGSRATPTPPTSAAVARRAGVSRATVSYVLNGQAAGRVGARTQARVRAAAEELGYVPHAAARTLRSGRGSIVLLAAPADTAPVFGPLFTHFLAGFQTALHRLGYTGVLHGAPAGSPMAAARAWAELRPAAVLTLHGPPLDAPAVELLHRSGTAAVLTHGPSAPPGAHCLLLDQREAGLRAGEHLLARARRRIGVVRPAEPGLADWAEPRLAGVRAAAAGHPGAEVRPLGLARTEESAAALAAAWPQLGLDAVFAYNDEYAMLLMRALQDAGHTIGADGPDRLAVIGADDLLLARLLRPRLTSVRAEITPPEQIARLVAALIRDPATAPVTHRLGTFRVEARDSG; encoded by the coding sequence ATGACCGACCGAACCGGCTCACGGGCCACCCCAACTCCCCCTACGAGTGCGGCCGTTGCCCGCCGCGCCGGGGTCTCGCGCGCCACGGTCTCCTACGTCCTGAACGGGCAGGCCGCCGGACGGGTCGGCGCCCGTACCCAGGCCAGGGTGCGGGCGGCCGCCGAGGAGCTGGGGTATGTGCCGCACGCCGCCGCCCGCACCCTGCGCTCGGGCCGCGGCAGCATCGTGCTGCTGGCCGCTCCCGCCGACACGGCCCCGGTCTTCGGCCCCCTCTTCACCCACTTCCTCGCCGGTTTCCAGACCGCGCTGCACCGCCTCGGCTACACCGGCGTACTGCACGGCGCGCCCGCCGGCTCCCCCATGGCGGCCGCCCGCGCCTGGGCCGAACTGCGGCCCGCCGCCGTACTGACCCTGCACGGCCCGCCGTTGGACGCGCCCGCCGTCGAGCTGCTGCACCGGTCGGGCACCGCCGCGGTCCTCACCCACGGCCCGTCGGCGCCGCCCGGTGCCCACTGCCTCCTCCTCGACCAGCGCGAGGCCGGACTCCGGGCCGGTGAGCACCTCCTGGCCCGCGCCCGCCGCCGGATCGGTGTGGTGCGGCCGGCCGAGCCGGGTCTGGCGGACTGGGCGGAACCCCGCCTGGCGGGCGTACGGGCCGCGGCCGCCGGTCACCCCGGCGCCGAGGTGCGCCCGCTCGGCCTCGCGCGCACCGAGGAGTCCGCGGCGGCGCTGGCCGCGGCCTGGCCGCAACTGGGCCTGGACGCGGTGTTCGCCTACAACGACGAGTACGCCATGCTGCTGATGCGCGCCCTCCAGGACGCCGGGCACACCATCGGCGCCGACGGCCCGGACCGGCTCGCGGTGATCGGCGCCGACGATCTGCTGCTGGCCCGGCTGCTGCGCCCCCGGCTGACCAGCGTCCGCGCCGAGATCACACCCCCGGAGCAGATCGCCCGCCTGGTCGCCGCCCTGATCCGGGACCCCGCCACCGCGCCCGTGACCCACCGGCTGGGCACCTTCCGTGTCGAGGCCCGCGATTCGGGCTGA
- a CDS encoding glycoside hydrolase family 35 protein — protein sequence MTQFEVGERDFVLDGRPVRLLSGALHYFRVHEAQWDHRLAMLRAMGLNCVETYVPWNLHEPRPGEFKDPEALGRFLDAVQAAGLWAIVRPGPYICAEWENGGLPQWLTGPLGRRVRTRDAAYLRAVDAWFARLLPQVVARQCTASSGPGGPGGGPVIMVQAENEYGSYGSDGVYLAHLVERLRELGVRVPLFTSDGPEGHMLSGGAVPGTLATVNFGSGAGPALAALRRHQAHGPLMCMEFWCGWFAHWGQAQVPRAPEDAAAALREILECGASVNIYMAHGGTNFGGWAGANRAGELHDGALRSTVTSYDYGAPVDERGRPTEKFWRFREVLAEWADGPLPRVPEPLRVLPSPVRAVVEEWAPAEDVMEALGGAEVEGGTPATFEELGVDRGVVRYRVAVPGPREGCPLRVTGLRDRAVVWVDGVRGPVVDAEDAVLGEVAGPASVELWVASLGRVNYGPRLGESKGIVGGLLHERQYLHGVRSRGLRLDAVEEPGALAKVPFRAVEGAGGAAGLYRGTLTVAGRPGDADLALPGWSHGVVWVNGFCLGRYWELGPQRTLYVPGPVLREGANELLWWEWEGAPATVGEEAGAPGLYPCAAGR from the coding sequence GTGACGCAGTTCGAGGTGGGCGAGCGGGACTTCGTGCTGGACGGGCGGCCGGTGCGGCTGCTGTCCGGGGCGTTGCACTACTTCCGGGTGCACGAGGCGCAGTGGGACCACCGGCTGGCGATGCTGCGGGCGATGGGCCTGAACTGCGTGGAGACCTATGTGCCGTGGAATCTGCACGAGCCGCGGCCCGGTGAGTTCAAGGACCCGGAGGCGCTGGGGCGGTTCCTCGACGCGGTGCAGGCGGCGGGGCTGTGGGCCATCGTCCGGCCGGGGCCGTACATCTGCGCGGAGTGGGAGAACGGCGGGTTGCCGCAGTGGCTGACCGGGCCGCTGGGGCGGCGGGTGCGGACCCGGGATGCGGCGTATCTGCGGGCCGTGGACGCCTGGTTCGCGCGGCTGCTGCCGCAGGTCGTGGCGCGCCAGTGCACAGCGTCGTCCGGGCCCGGGGGTCCGGGCGGCGGGCCGGTGATCATGGTGCAGGCGGAGAACGAGTACGGCTCGTACGGGAGCGACGGGGTCTATCTGGCGCACCTCGTGGAGCGGCTGCGTGAGCTGGGGGTGCGGGTGCCGCTGTTCACCTCGGACGGGCCCGAGGGACACATGCTGAGCGGTGGCGCGGTGCCTGGGACGCTGGCCACCGTCAACTTCGGTTCCGGGGCCGGACCGGCGCTGGCGGCGCTGCGGCGTCATCAGGCGCACGGGCCGCTGATGTGCATGGAGTTCTGGTGCGGGTGGTTCGCGCACTGGGGGCAGGCTCAGGTGCCGCGCGCTCCGGAGGATGCCGCGGCGGCGCTGCGCGAGATTCTGGAGTGCGGTGCGTCGGTCAATATCTACATGGCGCACGGCGGGACGAATTTCGGCGGGTGGGCGGGGGCGAACCGGGCCGGCGAGCTGCATGACGGGGCGCTGCGGTCGACGGTCACCTCGTACGACTACGGGGCGCCGGTCGATGAACGCGGGCGTCCCACGGAGAAGTTCTGGCGGTTCCGGGAGGTGCTCGCCGAGTGGGCGGACGGGCCGCTGCCCCGGGTGCCGGAGCCACTGCGGGTGCTGCCGTCACCGGTGCGTGCGGTGGTCGAGGAGTGGGCGCCTGCGGAGGACGTGATGGAGGCGCTGGGGGGTGCGGAGGTCGAGGGGGGCACTCCGGCGACGTTCGAGGAGCTGGGCGTGGACCGGGGCGTGGTGCGCTACCGGGTGGCGGTGCCGGGGCCGCGGGAGGGCTGTCCGCTGCGGGTGACCGGGCTGCGGGACCGGGCGGTGGTGTGGGTCGACGGGGTGCGCGGGCCCGTGGTGGACGCCGAGGACGCGGTGCTCGGGGAGGTGGCCGGGCCCGCGTCGGTGGAGTTGTGGGTGGCGTCGCTGGGGCGGGTGAACTACGGTCCGCGGCTCGGCGAGTCCAAGGGGATCGTGGGCGGGCTGCTGCACGAGCGGCAGTATCTGCACGGCGTACGGTCGCGGGGGCTGCGGCTGGACGCGGTGGAGGAGCCCGGGGCGCTGGCGAAGGTTCCGTTCCGGGCGGTGGAGGGGGCGGGCGGGGCCGCGGGGCTGTACCGGGGGACGCTGACGGTGGCCGGACGGCCCGGTGATGCCGATCTTGCGCTGCCGGGCTGGAGCCACGGTGTCGTCTGGGTCAACGGCTTCTGTCTGGGGCGCTACTGGGAGCTGGGGCCGCAGCGCACCCTGTACGTGCCGGGTCCGGTGCTGCGCGAGGGCGCCAACGAGCTGCTGTGGTGGGAGTGGGAGGGCGCCCCGGCCACCGTGGGGGAAGAGGCGGGGGCGCCCGGTCTGTATCCCTGCGCGGCGGGGCGCTGA
- a CDS encoding response regulator encodes MPISVVIADDQEVVRMGFRMVLESQDDIQVLADVTDGEAALAAVERLRPDVLLLDIRMPRTDGLEVTRRLTERAAARPEHRHTPRIVIVTTFDLDEYVHTALRGGASGFLLKDASPALLVEAVRAAAAGEALLSPAITARLLRDMVPAAGRGRTARIPSEPLTGRERDVVRALAGGRTNAEIAGALYLSLSTVKSHLANVQTKLDARNRVEIAFWAWQSGLSSGSS; translated from the coding sequence ATGCCGATCAGTGTGGTGATCGCAGACGACCAGGAAGTGGTCAGGATGGGCTTCCGGATGGTCCTGGAGAGCCAGGACGACATCCAGGTCCTCGCCGATGTCACCGACGGCGAGGCCGCCCTCGCGGCCGTCGAACGGCTGCGCCCCGATGTGCTGCTGCTGGACATCCGGATGCCCAGGACCGACGGGCTGGAGGTCACCCGCAGGCTGACCGAGCGCGCCGCCGCCCGCCCCGAGCACCGGCACACCCCCCGGATCGTCATCGTGACCACCTTCGACCTGGACGAATACGTGCACACCGCGCTGCGCGGCGGCGCCTCGGGCTTCCTGCTCAAGGACGCCAGCCCCGCGCTGCTGGTGGAAGCCGTACGGGCCGCCGCCGCCGGCGAGGCACTGCTCTCGCCCGCGATCACCGCCCGGCTGCTGCGCGACATGGTGCCCGCCGCCGGCCGGGGACGGACCGCCCGCATCCCCTCCGAGCCGCTCACCGGCCGCGAACGGGACGTCGTCCGCGCGCTGGCCGGCGGCCGGACCAACGCCGAGATCGCCGGCGCCCTCTACCTGTCGCTGTCCACGGTCAAATCCCATCTGGCGAACGTGCAGACCAAGCTGGACGCCCGCAACCGGGTCGAGATCGCCTTCTGGGCCTGGCAGAGCGGTCTGTCCTCCGGCAGCTCGTGA
- a CDS encoding PPOX class F420-dependent oxidoreductase, whose amino-acid sequence MSPSIARNTRVELPELLEFVRPRHRAILLTRRSDGTPQGSPLTCGVDDSGRLVMSTYPERAKVRNARRVSSVSVIVLSDEWNGPWVQIDGEAEVVDAPDSIEPLVEYYRNIAGEHPDWDEYREAMRKQGKSLIRVTPLRWGPVATGGFPARLAEDGGS is encoded by the coding sequence ATGAGCCCTTCCATCGCCCGCAACACCCGTGTCGAGCTGCCCGAGCTGCTGGAGTTCGTCCGCCCCCGTCACCGTGCGATCCTGCTCACCCGCCGCAGCGACGGCACCCCGCAGGGCTCGCCGCTGACCTGCGGGGTGGACGACTCCGGGCGGCTGGTCATGTCGACGTATCCGGAGCGCGCCAAGGTCCGTAACGCCCGCCGGGTCTCGTCGGTCAGCGTCATCGTGCTGTCCGACGAATGGAACGGCCCGTGGGTGCAGATCGACGGCGAGGCCGAGGTCGTCGACGCCCCGGATTCGATCGAGCCGCTCGTCGAGTACTACCGCAACATCGCCGGGGAGCACCCGGACTGGGACGAGTACCGGGAGGCGATGCGCAAGCAGGGCAAGTCGCTGATCCGGGTGACGCCGCTGCGCTGGGGGCCGGTGGCGACCGGCGGATTCCCGGCCCGGCTCGCGGAGGACGGCGGCTCCTGA
- a CDS encoding S1 family peptidase, giving the protein MRSYRKHLTRTTAAGAIALAAFSLQPGSATAAPSPGPSGSVHTKVVGGTKADQGEFPFMVRLSMGCGGALYAKDIVLTAAHCVDGSGDNTSITATAGVVDLEDSAAVKVNSTKVLQAPGYNGKGKDWALIKLAKPIDQPTLKIAEDDKLNNGDFTIAGWGADKEGGSQQRYLLKATVPFIDDATCQKAYGDQLTPGDEICAGKLDTGGIDTCQGDSGGPMFRKDDAGQWLQVGIVSWGEGCARPGKPGVYSEVSAFAANIKKAAGELG; this is encoded by the coding sequence TTGCGCAGCTACCGGAAGCACCTCACGAGAACCACTGCCGCCGGCGCCATCGCCCTGGCCGCCTTCAGCCTCCAGCCCGGTTCGGCCACGGCCGCCCCCTCTCCGGGCCCGTCCGGCTCCGTCCACACCAAGGTCGTCGGCGGCACCAAGGCCGACCAGGGTGAATTCCCCTTCATGGTCCGGCTGTCGATGGGCTGTGGTGGCGCGCTCTACGCCAAGGACATCGTGCTCACCGCGGCGCACTGCGTCGACGGCAGCGGCGACAACACCTCCATCACGGCCACCGCGGGCGTGGTCGACCTGGAGGACTCCGCCGCCGTCAAGGTCAACTCCACCAAGGTCCTTCAGGCCCCCGGCTACAACGGCAAGGGCAAGGACTGGGCGCTGATCAAGCTCGCCAAGCCGATAGACCAGCCCACGCTGAAGATCGCCGAGGACGACAAGCTCAACAACGGCGACTTCACCATCGCCGGCTGGGGCGCCGACAAGGAAGGCGGCAGCCAGCAGCGCTACCTCCTCAAGGCGACCGTCCCGTTCATCGACGACGCCACCTGCCAGAAGGCCTACGGCGACCAGTTGACGCCCGGCGACGAGATCTGCGCCGGCAAGCTGGACACCGGCGGCATCGACACCTGCCAGGGTGACTCCGGCGGCCCGATGTTCCGCAAGGACGACGCCGGGCAGTGGCTCCAGGTCGGCATCGTCTCCTGGGGCGAGGGCTGCGCGCGGCCCGGCAAGCCCGGTGTCTACAGCGAGGTGAGCGCCTTCGCCGCGAACATCAAGAAGGCCGCGGGCGAACTGGGCTGA